In the genome of Kitasatospora cathayae, one region contains:
- a CDS encoding TetR/AcrR family transcriptional regulator codes for MTEPTGRRERKKAQTRQSLADAALELFLERGYDQVGVKDVADHADVSVTTLFKHFSGKEALVFDQDDELEAELVAAVRERPPGQSIPQALREHLLLKQTQLAVHATDPRFADFTRLVQETPALRDYAHRMWTRHEAALARAVAEAVGAPEDDVSCAALARFALEARSLILGHAEPRRAADEAFALLEHGWAASHPSN; via the coding sequence GTGACCGAACCGACCGGGCGCCGCGAGCGCAAGAAGGCCCAGACCCGCCAGTCCCTGGCCGACGCCGCACTCGAACTCTTCCTCGAACGCGGCTACGACCAGGTCGGCGTCAAAGACGTCGCCGACCACGCCGACGTCTCAGTCACCACCCTCTTCAAACACTTCTCCGGCAAGGAAGCCCTGGTCTTCGACCAGGACGACGAACTGGAAGCAGAACTCGTCGCCGCGGTGCGCGAACGCCCCCCGGGCCAGTCGATCCCGCAGGCGCTGCGCGAGCACCTCCTGCTGAAGCAGACTCAGCTCGCCGTCCATGCCACCGACCCGCGGTTCGCCGACTTCACGCGTCTGGTGCAGGAGACCCCCGCGCTGCGCGACTACGCCCACCGCATGTGGACGCGCCACGAAGCGGCCCTGGCCAGGGCCGTCGCCGAGGCGGTGGGTGCGCCCGAGGACGACGTCAGCTGCGCCGCCCTGGCCCGTTTCGCTCTTGAGGCCCGCAGTCTCATCCTGGGGCACGCCGAACCGCGCCGAGCCGCCGACGAGGCCTTCGCGCTGCTCGAACACGGCTGGGCAGCCTCCCATCCGAGCAACTGA
- a CDS encoding FAD-dependent oxidoreductase, with product MNSARDPRIAIVGAGLGGLTCARVLQQHGRSVTVFEREASADSRPQGGSLDMHPDTGQAALGTAGLLDRFHALARPEGDEWRVLDFSTAALLARQGPAAGGGRPEIDRGQLRGLLLDSLTEGTVRWESTVTSVTPLADGTCRLLFGDGTAEDFDLVVGADGAWSRVRPALSPAVPDYTGVTFVETGFDHCDTRHPDLARLVGNGSMLAKGAGRTLVAQRNSNGHIRAYIALRAPKDWHEAAGIDLGDQQAVRTHLLSLFDDWDESLHYLLRNSDHGFIHRPLFVLPAPHTWEHVPGVTLLGDAAHLMPPVGLGANLAMLDGADLAHALVTESSVDEAVRAYESIMLPRSIRAATGSAQGLDNLVPATAS from the coding sequence GTGAACTCTGCTCGTGATCCCCGCATCGCGATCGTCGGCGCCGGCCTCGGCGGCCTCACCTGCGCCCGAGTCCTCCAGCAACACGGCCGCTCCGTCACCGTCTTCGAGCGCGAGGCATCCGCCGATTCCCGCCCGCAGGGCGGCTCCCTCGACATGCATCCCGACACCGGCCAGGCCGCCCTCGGTACGGCGGGGCTCCTCGACCGATTCCACGCCCTCGCCCGCCCCGAAGGAGACGAGTGGCGCGTGCTCGACTTCTCAACCGCCGCCCTCCTGGCGCGGCAGGGGCCGGCCGCCGGCGGCGGCCGGCCGGAGATCGACCGAGGCCAGCTGCGGGGTCTGCTCCTGGACTCGCTCACCGAGGGCACGGTTCGCTGGGAAAGCACCGTCACCAGCGTCACCCCGCTGGCGGACGGCACCTGCCGGCTGCTCTTCGGTGACGGCACCGCCGAGGACTTCGACCTGGTGGTCGGCGCCGACGGCGCCTGGTCACGCGTGCGCCCGGCTCTGTCACCCGCCGTACCCGACTACACCGGTGTCACCTTCGTCGAGACCGGATTCGACCACTGCGACACCCGCCATCCCGACCTCGCGCGGCTGGTCGGCAACGGATCGATGCTGGCGAAGGGCGCCGGCAGGACCCTGGTCGCCCAGCGCAACAGCAACGGCCACATCCGCGCCTACATCGCCCTCCGCGCGCCCAAGGACTGGCACGAGGCCGCCGGTATCGACCTCGGCGACCAGCAGGCCGTGCGGACACATCTGTTGAGCTTGTTCGACGACTGGGACGAGAGCCTGCACTACCTCCTGCGCAACAGCGACCACGGGTTCATCCACCGGCCCCTGTTCGTCCTGCCCGCCCCGCACACCTGGGAACACGTTCCCGGCGTCACGCTGCTCGGCGACGCCGCGCACCTGATGCCACCCGTCGGGCTGGGCGCCAACCTCGCCATGCTCGACGGCGCCGACCTCGCCCACGCACTGGTCACCGAATCCAGCGTCGACGAGGCCGTCCGCGCCTACGAGAGCATCATGCTGCCGCGCTCGATCAGGGCCGCGACGGGCAGTGCACAGGGACTCGACAACCTCGTTCCCGCGACGGCCTCCTGA
- a CDS encoding alpha/beta fold hydrolase codes for MSSIENGRKRRFITGMAAAVGATVAIGALAFTGTADAASDSAAADRGPKPTVVLEHGAFADGSSWDGVIAKLRHDGYPVVAAANPLRGPASDAAALRSLVDHIKGPVVLVGHSYGGSVISEAAVGEPRVKALVYVAAFLPAPGESALQLTNQFPGSTLPGTLDPVPFTNADGSTGTDLYIQQDKFRAQFAADVPADRAALAAASQRPIAQAALTEKATTAAWQTVPSWDIVTTEDLNIPAAAQRFMAERAHAHTTEVAASHSVAVSHPDLVAGVIEKAARATR; via the coding sequence ATGTCGAGCATTGAGAACGGTCGCAAGCGGCGGTTCATCACGGGAATGGCCGCTGCGGTCGGCGCCACCGTGGCGATCGGCGCCCTCGCCTTCACCGGCACCGCTGACGCGGCGAGCGACTCGGCGGCGGCCGACCGCGGCCCGAAGCCGACCGTCGTCCTGGAGCACGGCGCGTTCGCCGACGGCTCCAGTTGGGACGGCGTGATCGCCAAGCTGCGCCATGACGGCTACCCGGTCGTCGCGGCCGCCAACCCGCTGCGTGGCCCGGCCTCCGACGCCGCCGCGCTGCGCAGCCTCGTCGACCACATCAAGGGCCCGGTCGTCCTGGTCGGCCACTCCTACGGCGGTTCGGTCATCAGCGAGGCCGCCGTCGGTGAGCCGCGGGTCAAGGCCCTCGTCTACGTCGCCGCGTTCCTGCCCGCGCCCGGCGAGTCCGCGCTGCAACTGACCAACCAGTTCCCCGGCTCCACCCTGCCCGGCACGCTGGACCCGGTGCCGTTCACCAACGCCGACGGCAGCACCGGCACCGACCTGTACATCCAGCAGGACAAGTTCCGAGCCCAGTTCGCCGCCGACGTCCCGGCCGACCGGGCCGCACTGGCGGCCGCGTCGCAGCGGCCGATCGCCCAGGCCGCGCTGACGGAGAAGGCCACCACCGCCGCCTGGCAGACCGTACCCAGCTGGGACATCGTCACCACCGAGGACCTCAACATCCCGGCCGCCGCCCAGCGGTTCATGGCCGAGCGCGCCCACGCCCACACCACCGAGGTGGCCGCGTCCCACTCCGTCGCGGTGTCCCACCCCGACCTGGTGGCCGGCGTCATCGAGAAGGCCGCCCGCGCCACCCGCTGA
- a CDS encoding alpha/beta fold hydrolase: MPFITVGQENSADINLYYEDHGAGQPVVLIHGFPLSGDSWEKQSAALLGAGYRVITYDRRGFGRSDRPGTGYDYDTFAADLDRVLTALDLDDAILVGFSMGTGEVARYASTYGTGRIAKVAFLASLEPWLLQGPENPDGAAPAEFFQQVSDAVSADRYAYYTAFFRDFYNLDENLGSRISQEALRDSWNIAASGGAHAAAAAPLTWGTDFRADIPKVDVPALILHGTADRILPVEATARPFHKALPTAEYVEVEGGPHGLLWTHAHEVNQALLAFLAK, translated from the coding sequence ATGCCGTTCATCACCGTCGGGCAGGAGAACTCCGCCGACATCAACCTGTACTACGAGGACCACGGGGCCGGGCAGCCGGTCGTGCTCATCCACGGCTTCCCGCTCAGCGGCGACTCGTGGGAGAAGCAGTCCGCAGCACTGCTCGGCGCCGGTTACCGGGTGATCACGTACGACCGTCGCGGCTTCGGTCGCTCGGACCGGCCGGGCACCGGCTACGACTACGACACCTTCGCCGCCGACCTGGACCGGGTGCTGACGGCACTGGACCTCGACGACGCGATCCTCGTCGGCTTCTCCATGGGCACCGGCGAGGTCGCCCGCTACGCGAGTACCTACGGCACCGGCCGGATCGCGAAGGTCGCCTTCCTGGCGTCCTTGGAGCCGTGGCTCCTGCAGGGTCCGGAGAACCCCGACGGCGCGGCTCCCGCCGAGTTCTTCCAGCAGGTCAGCGACGCCGTGTCAGCCGACCGCTACGCCTACTACACGGCGTTCTTCAGGGACTTCTACAACCTGGACGAGAACCTCGGCAGCCGGATCTCGCAGGAGGCCTTGCGCGACAGCTGGAACATCGCCGCGAGCGGCGGCGCGCACGCTGCGGCAGCCGCCCCGCTGACCTGGGGCACCGACTTCCGTGCCGACATCCCCAAGGTTGACGTTCCGGCGCTCATCCTGCACGGGACGGCCGACCGGATCCTGCCTGTCGAGGCCACCGCCCGACCGTTCCACAAGGCGCTGCCGACCGCGGAGTACGTGGAGGTCGAAGGAGGCCCGCACGGACTGCTGTGGACCCACGCCCACGAGGTGAACCAGGCCTTGCTCGCCTTCCTCGCCAAGTAG
- the asnB gene encoding asparagine synthase (glutamine-hydrolyzing) yields the protein MCGITGWVSFHQDVRHRAPVIEAMTATMALRGPDAGGVWTGAHAALGHRRLAVIDIEGGAQPMADRPELPQVVLTYSGEVYNHHELRERLRSRGHRFETRSDTEVVLRAYLEWGDALVDHLEGMYAFAVWDEHQQRLLLVRDRLGVKPLFWAAVDGGLAFGSEPKALFAHPELTPTVDADGLREAYGLLFNTGPTVWAGVREVHPGALLVIDRDGIRERRYWDLTARPHTDDLETTKERVGELVDRAARSQLEADVPLCSLLSGGLDSTVVTALINDELRLREGPQARLRSYAVDYSDQAEQFTGDVLRTGHDTPFATEAGAFIGTDHATVILDPHALLDPEHRRAVVVSRDSPIGVGDMDTSLYLLFGEIRRHSTVALSGEAADEVFGGYPWFHNPKALAAQAFPWLLVTGDDAAMPINPELAAHLRIGEFRNDTYRSALAAVPHLDDETPEEHRQRELQHLSLTRWLRQLLHRKDRLSMAQGLEVRVPYCDHRLVEYAFNTPWAMKNHDDREKSLLRDVGRGVAPDSVLWRPKNHYPATHHPAYNRGLQRLAREALDAPHVRDIADETVIEAALDTPAEQLQWGHRLRLERVVDLALWLDHHRPALAL from the coding sequence ATGTGCGGAATCACCGGCTGGGTGTCCTTCCACCAGGACGTCCGGCACCGCGCCCCCGTCATCGAGGCGATGACCGCGACCATGGCCCTGCGCGGGCCCGACGCCGGGGGTGTCTGGACCGGCGCCCACGCCGCGCTCGGCCACCGGCGGCTCGCCGTGATCGACATCGAGGGCGGCGCCCAGCCCATGGCCGACCGCCCCGAGCTGCCGCAGGTGGTGCTCACCTACAGCGGCGAGGTCTACAACCACCACGAGCTGCGCGAGCGGCTCCGAAGCAGGGGCCACCGGTTCGAGACGCGTAGCGACACCGAGGTGGTGCTGCGCGCCTACCTGGAGTGGGGCGACGCCCTGGTCGACCACCTGGAGGGCATGTACGCCTTCGCCGTCTGGGACGAACACCAGCAGCGACTGCTGCTCGTCCGCGACCGGCTCGGCGTCAAGCCGCTCTTCTGGGCGGCCGTCGACGGCGGCCTGGCCTTCGGCTCCGAGCCCAAGGCCCTGTTCGCCCACCCCGAACTCACCCCCACCGTGGACGCCGACGGCCTGCGCGAGGCCTACGGCCTGCTGTTCAACACCGGCCCCACCGTCTGGGCCGGCGTCCGCGAGGTCCACCCCGGCGCACTGCTCGTCATCGACCGCGACGGCATCCGCGAGCGCCGCTACTGGGACCTGACCGCACGTCCGCACACCGACGATCTGGAGACCACGAAGGAGCGGGTCGGCGAGCTGGTCGACCGCGCCGCCAGATCGCAGCTGGAGGCGGACGTCCCGCTGTGCAGCCTGCTCTCCGGCGGCCTCGACTCCACCGTCGTCACCGCCCTCATCAACGACGAACTCCGGCTCAGGGAGGGCCCGCAGGCCAGGCTCCGCTCCTACGCCGTCGACTACAGCGACCAGGCCGAGCAGTTCACCGGCGACGTCCTGCGCACCGGCCACGACACGCCCTTCGCCACCGAGGCCGGCGCCTTCATCGGCACGGACCACGCCACCGTGATCCTCGACCCGCACGCCCTGCTCGACCCGGAGCACCGCCGGGCCGTCGTCGTCTCCCGGGACTCACCGATCGGCGTCGGCGACATGGACACCTCGCTCTACCTGCTGTTCGGCGAGATCCGCAGGCACTCCACGGTCGCCCTGTCCGGCGAGGCAGCCGACGAGGTCTTCGGCGGCTACCCGTGGTTCCACAACCCCAAGGCGCTCGCCGCGCAGGCCTTCCCCTGGCTGCTCGTCACCGGCGACGACGCCGCCATGCCGATCAACCCCGAGCTCGCCGCCCACCTGCGCATCGGCGAGTTCCGCAACGACACCTACCGCAGCGCGCTCGCCGCGGTCCCGCACCTGGACGACGAGACGCCCGAAGAGCACCGGCAGCGCGAACTGCAGCACCTCTCGCTGACCCGCTGGCTGCGCCAGCTGCTGCACCGCAAGGACCGCCTCTCGATGGCCCAGGGCCTGGAGGTCCGGGTGCCTTACTGCGACCACCGGCTCGTCGAGTACGCCTTCAACACCCCCTGGGCGATGAAGAACCACGACGACCGCGAGAAGAGCCTGCTGCGCGACGTCGGCCGGGGCGTCGCCCCCGACTCGGTGCTATGGCGGCCGAAGAACCACTACCCGGCCACGCACCACCCCGCCTACAACCGCGGCCTCCAGCGGC
- a CDS encoding MFS transporter, translating into MSATTGREAPQTVTDRWSLVAVAGMLSFVAMLDMNIVNIALADIGTGFHISAQTAQWAVLGYQLPLVALLLPAGRWLDAVGTRPALLTAVAGFALGSAAAAAAPWVGALIAARVVQGSFGAVLFVLMPVLAMRSVRPELRGRAMSVPATLGPLGAVTGPALGGLLLDHLGWRAIFLVKLPVCLAAWLLARRHLPRGGALVKPARTELTDAALIGGAVCAVLLGLTFTADAPAWLLLAVPAVPLTALWLRRAGGQPVRSVLRANRTAGLNAAVLAIAGAFAVMHYLLALHLQRDEAASATATGLTILCFPLAMGIGGPFGGRLADRFGARPTATVGAVLTALGLLLLVPLGDTWSLPDIAWRLALAGAGMGLYGGPTQAMVMTSATPATVATAASTVQLARSLGFTLGPALATATWSLGGSGTGGLHLGLGVAAACACLAVPLLALHGRSTVARAA; encoded by the coding sequence GTGAGCGCGACGACGGGTCGGGAGGCTCCGCAGACGGTCACGGACCGCTGGAGCCTGGTCGCGGTCGCGGGGATGCTGTCGTTCGTGGCGATGCTCGACATGAACATCGTCAACATCGCACTCGCGGACATCGGCACGGGCTTCCACATATCCGCGCAGACCGCCCAGTGGGCGGTCCTGGGATACCAACTCCCTCTGGTGGCGCTGCTCCTGCCGGCCGGACGCTGGCTGGACGCGGTCGGCACCCGCCCCGCGCTGCTGACCGCCGTCGCCGGGTTCGCGCTGGGCAGCGCCGCTGCCGCCGCGGCGCCCTGGGTCGGTGCGCTGATCGCGGCCCGGGTGGTCCAAGGGTCCTTCGGCGCCGTGCTGTTCGTTCTGATGCCGGTGCTGGCGATGCGTTCGGTGCGGCCGGAACTGCGGGGCCGGGCGATGAGCGTGCCGGCGACCCTGGGGCCGCTCGGCGCGGTCACGGGCCCGGCCCTGGGCGGACTGCTGCTCGACCACCTGGGCTGGCGGGCGATCTTCCTCGTCAAGCTGCCGGTCTGCCTGGCGGCCTGGCTCCTCGCCCGCCGTCACCTGCCCCGGGGCGGTGCCCTGGTCAAGCCGGCCCGGACGGAGCTGACTGACGCGGCACTCATCGGCGGGGCCGTCTGCGCGGTCCTCCTCGGACTCACCTTCACGGCGGACGCTCCGGCCTGGCTGCTGCTGGCAGTCCCGGCCGTACCGCTGACCGCGCTGTGGCTGCGGCGTGCGGGCGGACAGCCCGTCAGGTCGGTGCTGCGGGCGAACCGGACGGCAGGCCTGAACGCCGCGGTGCTGGCCATCGCCGGGGCCTTCGCCGTCATGCACTACCTCCTCGCCCTGCACCTGCAACGGGACGAGGCCGCCAGCGCCACCGCGACCGGCCTGACCATCCTGTGCTTCCCGCTCGCCATGGGGATCGGCGGGCCCTTCGGTGGACGGCTGGCGGACCGCTTCGGCGCCCGGCCGACCGCGACCGTCGGGGCCGTGCTCACCGCGCTGGGCTTGCTGCTGCTCGTGCCGCTCGGCGACACCTGGAGCCTGCCGGACATCGCCTGGCGCCTCGCCCTCGCCGGAGCCGGCATGGGCCTGTACGGCGGTCCGACCCAGGCCATGGTGATGACCTCCGCCACCCCGGCGACGGTGGCCACCGCCGCTTCCACCGTCCAGCTCGCCCGCAGCCTCGGCTTCACCCTCGGCCCGGCCCTCGCCACCGCCACGTGGAGCCTCGGCGGCTCCGGTACGGGTGGCCTGCACCTCGGCCTCGGCGTCGCCGCGGCCTGCGCCTGCCTCGCCGTCCCGCTGCTGGCACTGCACGGCCGCTCGACCGTCGCCAGGGCGGCCTGA
- a CDS encoding crotonase/enoyl-CoA hydratase family protein, giving the protein MDIKLLDHTQRLGAEGQFNQLIARYDSERQVVWMMMSAEPRPSFNSVLLAEILRLARLVRETALPVRFWVTGSCTPGMFNAGGDLDLFARSIRSGDRETLRAYARACVDCIDEAMHGFGTGAISIALVDGHALGGGYECALAHHFVLAEEQVRLGFPEIRFNLFPGMGAYPLTAVRAGRRTTERLIGWGEQHPVGWHEEQGLVDRIAPAGGGYAAVLEFMDEIGPRFNGVAAMLRTRLRSLPISREVLMATTEDWAESAFGVGATGVDYMERLVAVQDQRFAAHG; this is encoded by the coding sequence GTGGACATCAAGCTTCTGGACCACACCCAGCGCCTGGGCGCGGAAGGGCAGTTCAACCAGCTGATCGCGCGCTACGACAGCGAGCGCCAGGTGGTCTGGATGATGATGAGTGCGGAACCGCGTCCGTCGTTCAACTCGGTGCTGCTCGCCGAGATCCTGCGACTGGCTCGGCTGGTGCGGGAGACCGCGCTGCCGGTCAGGTTCTGGGTGACCGGTTCCTGCACCCCGGGGATGTTCAACGCGGGCGGCGACCTGGACCTGTTCGCCCGCTCGATCCGTTCAGGTGACCGCGAGACACTGCGGGCGTACGCCCGCGCCTGTGTCGACTGCATCGATGAGGCGATGCACGGCTTCGGCACGGGAGCGATCAGCATCGCGCTCGTCGACGGCCATGCGCTGGGTGGCGGATACGAGTGCGCCCTCGCACACCACTTCGTGTTGGCGGAGGAACAGGTGCGCCTCGGGTTCCCCGAGATCAGGTTCAACCTGTTCCCCGGGATGGGCGCGTACCCGCTCACCGCTGTGCGCGCCGGCCGACGGACAACGGAGCGCCTGATCGGGTGGGGTGAGCAACACCCCGTCGGCTGGCACGAGGAGCAGGGCCTTGTCGATCGGATCGCACCTGCCGGCGGCGGCTATGCCGCCGTGCTGGAGTTCATGGACGAGATCGGCCCTCGATTCAACGGGGTGGCCGCCATGCTGCGCACGCGATTGAGGTCACTTCCCATCTCGCGCGAGGTCCTGATGGCCACGACGGAGGACTGGGCGGAGTCGGCCTTCGGTGTGGGCGCTACCGGCGTGGACTACATGGAACGCCTCGTCGCGGTACAGGACCAGCGGTTCGCCGCACACGGCTGA
- a CDS encoding aromatic prenyltransferase yields MGSAVDFSPSRFLKDIEATTVLLGIDYSEAMTRRVLDAYEESFHRGAVLWRTTDKPDGVLNYRFYERVPVDTVSIAAQTGLLGPHNQTASLISAWSSLYEGSTQLCDFDAVRGLAKTWVYLGGIRPLEAVLGAPGVPDTIRRHHGGFRELGLTSVRHVAVDYQHDTANLYFRVQEGLSPKAAARLLALSRSTPPDETTFKDMVDFTAPDGHTFSVTLRISTGQVERVGIYALRLPAGQFPRLNDRLAAFFSGAPSHDEEEMNAVAWSFGAGGSRYVKAERSYCGRLVALMREWNSPMTDPGRQP; encoded by the coding sequence ATGGGGTCTGCTGTCGATTTCTCTCCGTCTCGGTTCCTCAAGGACATCGAGGCGACCACGGTCCTGCTGGGCATCGACTACTCCGAGGCGATGACACGCCGGGTGCTGGACGCGTACGAGGAGAGCTTCCACCGCGGAGCCGTCCTGTGGCGCACCACCGACAAGCCCGACGGTGTGCTGAACTACCGCTTCTACGAACGCGTTCCCGTCGACACCGTGAGCATCGCGGCGCAGACCGGACTCCTCGGCCCCCACAACCAGACGGCCAGTCTGATCTCGGCATGGAGCTCGCTGTACGAGGGGTCGACGCAGCTGTGCGACTTCGACGCGGTCCGGGGCCTGGCCAAGACGTGGGTGTACCTGGGCGGGATCCGGCCCCTCGAGGCGGTCCTTGGCGCCCCCGGAGTCCCGGACACGATCCGCCGGCATCACGGCGGTTTCCGCGAGCTGGGCCTGACGTCGGTGCGGCACGTAGCCGTGGACTACCAGCACGATACGGCGAACCTGTACTTCCGCGTGCAGGAAGGGCTCAGCCCGAAGGCGGCCGCGCGATTGCTCGCCCTGTCCCGGAGCACGCCGCCGGATGAGACGACCTTCAAGGACATGGTCGACTTCACGGCCCCGGACGGGCACACGTTCTCGGTGACGCTGCGCATCTCCACCGGGCAGGTCGAGCGCGTCGGCATTTATGCCCTCCGGCTGCCTGCCGGGCAGTTCCCACGCCTCAATGACCGGCTGGCCGCGTTCTTCAGCGGAGCTCCCTCGCACGATGAGGAGGAGATGAACGCCGTCGCGTGGTCGTTCGGCGCCGGAGGCAGCCGCTACGTGAAGGCGGAGCGCAGCTACTGCGGCCGGCTGGTCGCGCTGATGCGCGAGTGGAACAGCCCGATGACCGATCCGGGTAGGCAGCCGTGA
- a CDS encoding helix-turn-helix domain-containing protein — protein sequence MDQLGAALRAWRDRLDPVTVGFAHGSPRRVPGLRRTELATLAGISVEYVVRLEQGRVATPQNEGWCELQPGNCLPIRASQRTRPVSTVAAVSTETPSEWTVAKTGAAESPTGSGSRCWTATAAAPG from the coding sequence ATGGATCAACTCGGCGCCGCGCTGCGGGCGTGGCGGGACCGGCTGGACCCCGTGACGGTGGGCTTCGCACACGGCTCACCCCGTCGGGTCCCCGGTCTGCGACGCACGGAGCTGGCGACGCTGGCCGGCATCTCGGTCGAGTACGTGGTCCGGCTGGAGCAGGGACGGGTGGCGACACCCCAGAACGAGGGGTGGTGCGAGCTCCAGCCGGGGAACTGCTTGCCGATCCGGGCATCGCAGCGCACCAGGCCGGTCAGCACGGTGGCCGCGGTGAGCACGGAGACGCCCTCGGAGTGGACGGTCGCGAAGACCGGCGCCGCCGAGTCACCGACCGGATCGGGCAGCCGTTGCTGGACGGCTACGGCAGCAGCACCGGGCTGA
- a CDS encoding Ohr family peroxiredoxin → MAVSYTGVVTVTGEGRNGGQIVASDGHLATSLAIPKELGGAGGATNPEQLFAAGWGACFLGAVRRAAAARKVRLTSTAITVEASLTHSDDGEFGLSAVLNLELGGVDQETAVELGNAAHQLCPYSKATRGNIPVTINATAVTT, encoded by the coding sequence ATGGCAGTCAGCTACACCGGTGTGGTCACGGTGACGGGAGAGGGCCGCAACGGCGGGCAGATCGTCGCCAGCGACGGCCACCTGGCCACCTCCCTCGCCATCCCGAAGGAGCTGGGCGGCGCCGGTGGTGCCACCAACCCGGAGCAGCTGTTCGCGGCCGGCTGGGGCGCCTGCTTCCTCGGCGCCGTCCGCCGCGCCGCCGCCGCACGCAAGGTCCGGCTCACCAGCACCGCCATCACGGTCGAGGCGTCCCTGACCCACAGCGACGACGGCGAGTTCGGACTGAGCGCCGTCCTCAACCTCGAACTCGGCGGAGTCGACCAGGAGACCGCGGTCGAACTCGGCAATGCCGCCCACCAACTCTGCCCCTACTCCAAGGCCACGCGCGGCAACATCCCGGTCACCATCAACGCCACCGCGGTGACCACCTGA
- a CDS encoding ABC-F family ATP-binding cassette domain-containing protein has protein sequence MSHSPIVVSDLSFAWPDDTPVFRDLTFSLEAERVGLVAPNGAGKSTLLRLIAGRLTATTGSIAVAGVLGYLPQDLPLTADRTVAEVLGVADVIAALDAIESGDTAEQHFTVVGDDWDVEDRARTELERLGLGHVTLRDRLDRLSGGQIVGLGLAALLLKRPDVLLLDEPTNNLDRAARHRLHEVLDGLRRCVLVVSHDRELLDHMDRIAELDRGEMRFYGGNFSAYQHTVAVEQEAAERNLRTAELLVKREKREMQQARERAERRAGNAQRNLKDAGLARIVAGGLKRSAEKSAGTARTMHAARVSEAKERADEAARAVRTEQGIALELPDTRVPAGRTLFEGEHLRKLLGDTEVFAGEGIDLAIRGPERIALSGANGVGKSTLLRLVHGDLEPDSGTIRRADGRIAYLSQRLDLLDDDRTVAENLASFAPSLPDARRLNILARFLFRGPRIHLPVRVLSGGERLRATLACVLYAEPAPHLLLLDEPTNNLDLVSVGQLENALNAYEGAFVVISHDARFLDAIKVERRLELVDGRLGRPAAGPRT, from the coding sequence ATGTCACACTCCCCCATCGTCGTCTCCGACCTGTCGTTCGCCTGGCCGGACGACACCCCGGTCTTCCGGGACCTCACCTTCAGCCTCGAAGCCGAGCGAGTCGGCCTGGTCGCACCCAACGGGGCCGGCAAGTCCACGCTGCTGCGGCTGATCGCAGGCCGTCTCACCGCCACCACCGGCTCGATCGCGGTGGCGGGTGTGCTGGGCTACCTGCCGCAGGATCTGCCGCTGACGGCCGACCGGACGGTCGCCGAGGTGCTCGGCGTCGCCGACGTCATCGCGGCCCTGGACGCGATCGAGTCCGGCGACACCGCCGAGCAGCACTTCACCGTCGTCGGCGACGACTGGGACGTGGAGGACCGGGCGCGAACCGAACTCGAGCGGCTCGGCCTCGGCCACGTCACGTTGCGCGACCGGCTCGACCGGCTCAGCGGGGGCCAGATCGTCGGGCTCGGCCTGGCCGCACTGCTGCTGAAGCGCCCCGACGTCCTACTGCTGGACGAGCCGACCAACAACCTCGACCGCGCGGCCCGGCACCGGCTCCACGAGGTGCTGGACGGTCTGCGGCGCTGCGTCCTGGTCGTCAGCCATGACCGCGAACTGCTGGACCACATGGACCGCATCGCCGAATTGGACCGAGGCGAAATGCGCTTCTACGGCGGGAACTTCAGCGCGTACCAACACACCGTGGCCGTCGAGCAGGAGGCCGCCGAGCGCAACCTCCGCACTGCGGAGCTGCTGGTCAAGCGCGAGAAGCGGGAGATGCAGCAAGCTCGGGAGCGAGCCGAACGCCGGGCCGGGAACGCGCAACGCAACCTCAAGGACGCCGGGCTGGCGCGGATCGTCGCCGGTGGTCTGAAGCGCTCCGCCGAGAAGAGCGCGGGCACCGCCCGGACGATGCACGCCGCCCGGGTCAGCGAGGCGAAGGAACGCGCCGACGAGGCGGCGCGCGCGGTGCGCACCGAGCAGGGCATCGCGCTGGAGCTCCCGGACACGCGGGTGCCTGCCGGGCGCACCCTGTTCGAGGGGGAGCACCTGCGCAAACTCCTCGGCGACACGGAGGTATTCGCGGGCGAGGGCATCGATCTGGCCATCCGCGGGCCCGAGCGCATCGCGCTCTCGGGGGCGAACGGGGTCGGCAAGTCGACTTTGCTGCGGCTCGTGCACGGCGACCTCGAGCCCGACTCCGGAACCATCCGGCGCGCCGACGGCCGCATCGCGTACCTGTCGCAACGGCTGGATCTGCTGGACGACGACCGGACGGTGGCGGAGAACCTCGCATCCTTCGCGCCGTCGCTGCCGGACGCCCGGCGGCTGAACATCCTGGCGCGGTTCCTGTTCCGCGGCCCGCGGATCCACCTGCCGGTACGCGTGCTGTCGGGCGGCGAACGGCTCCGTGCGACGCTGGCGTGCGTCCTCTACGCCGAGCCGGCCCCCCATCTGCTGTTGCTGGACGAGCCGACCAACAACCTGGACCTGGTGAGCGTCGGGCAGTTGGAGAACGCTTTGAACGCCTACGAAGGAGCCTTCGTCGTGATCAGTCACGACGCGCGGTTCCTTGACGCGATCAAGGTGGAGCGGCGCCTGGAGCTGGTCGACGGGCGGCTGGGCCGACCGGCGGCAGGGCCCCGAACCTGA